The following nucleotide sequence is from Mesoaciditoga lauensis cd-1655R = DSM 25116.
GACCTGTTCATGCTGCCGATGATCACTTTGTTGTCCATAAAGCCCTTTCTTCCGGATTTTTTGTAAAGATATTCGATCAGGGCCAATTCGTCTATTATGTCTGGCGTAGCCATAACACCATCGACGTATCCCAAAGATAGTGTCCTCACTATCCTGCCAAGATATTCCAGCCTGTCCCCCATTGCTGTCGGAGAATCTCCCACGCTTGTGACGCGTCTAGCTGGATGATCGGCGGCCAATATCACAAGATATCCATCTTCTGTTAAGCTTTTCCGTTTTTTTCTTGCTTTTAAAGTTTCCGTTATTATTTCTGGATTTTTTATCCTCAAATCGGTTAACTTGAAGAACGCCCATTCTGGAAAGTATTCACGCGTTACGAATTTGTATTTTCCAACTCCATAAATAACATCCTGCCATGTTCGTGCATCGTCATAAAAAGATTTCGCGTGTTGAAGGACCGGCACGCTGCCTTCTCTTCCCCTAGGCATAACTTCGAAGCCAACAGGACCTTTGTATCCCATTTCATGGAGGGCTTTGATAAAATCGGCAACTTCTCTAAGCTTTATTGCCCCGTTTGGGTAGGCAAAAGAAACATGGGAATCGCCGTAATTCGGATCGTTTGGATCTAAGACACAGTTTCCTATATGAACGTGCATGAGGTACGGAGCAAGATATTGGAGCACTTCGGGTGCTTCAGGCTCCTCCACTATTTCTTCTCTAACGAGCCCTTCGTACCTTTGGGCAGTTGTGGCTGAACCGGAAGCATTCTCAGCCGGAATTTCAACGTTTACGCTTTCATGTCGGGTATGCACGTTTCTGATCAAGAACATGTGCGTTAAATCGTAAAGAAGGCCAAACTCATCGTGATGATATTCATCTCTTAATCTTCTTGCTATCTCAATAGCTTCAAAGGTTGGCCCTATTAATTGGTTGTGAAATCTTCCGTTTGGATCGTTTACCCTATCAAACATCTCAAGGATGATCTTCATAGGCTTTCTTTTAAGCGATTTGGCAACTTTATTTGAGTAATCGCAGATCTCATGTATGGATCTTATCAAGGAAAGTTTTGCACTTTCGCGCAAAGTTTCTCCCGGATCGCGCCCGCTCATAAGCGTAAAACCTTCGGCGTTGACCTCGTAAGCTTGGTCTATCATCTCTTTAAGACGGTTAACCGCATTTATTCTGTCAAGCTCGTTAATGGATGATATGTCCGTTGGAGCGTATCCTTCTTCGTTCAATATCTGAACCGGTTGGGAAGAAAAGAAGATGTGAAGTTTCGTTTTCGACAGGTATTCAATGGCTTTCTTTCTCAAAGAAGGATCTTTTATTCGAGTTAATTCTATTCCTCCAAAATATGGATCCTCTGCCAAAACTCTGAGAGACTCCATGAGATAACGCTCTCCTGGTTCTCCTCTCAACATTGAATTCGTGTTTTGTCTGCCTGGGAAAGCCATGGCATGAACGACTGTTACGATGTTATCTTTGAGGATCAACTTTATCCCCTCCTTTTTTGGGTGCCTTTATAAC
It contains:
- a CDS encoding Cgl0159 family (beta/alpha)8-fold protein, with protein sequence MILKDNIVTVVHAMAFPGRQNTNSMLRGEPGERYLMESLRVLAEDPYFGGIELTRIKDPSLRKKAIEYLSKTKLHIFFSSQPVQILNEEGYAPTDISSINELDRINAVNRLKEMIDQAYEVNAEGFTLMSGRDPGETLRESAKLSLIRSIHEICDYSNKVAKSLKRKPMKIILEMFDRVNDPNGRFHNQLIGPTFEAIEIARRLRDEYHHDEFGLLYDLTHMFLIRNVHTRHESVNVEIPAENASGSATTAQRYEGLVREEIVEEPEAPEVLQYLAPYLMHVHIGNCVLDPNDPNYGDSHVSFAYPNGAIKLREVADFIKALHEMGYKGPVGFEVMPRGREGSVPVLQHAKSFYDDARTWQDVIYGVGKYKFVTREYFPEWAFFKLTDLRIKNPEIITETLKARKKRKSLTEDGYLVILAADHPARRVTSVGDSPTAMGDRLEYLGRIVRTLSLGYVDGVMATPDIIDELALIEYLYKKSGRKGFMDNKVIIGSMNRSGLSGIEYEMDDMITAYWPEDLIKNNLDAGKLLFRLETGHYSRWSIRTLQACAEAVRQCNEKGLPVFLEPLPVNRPDENSPYQTILDADELIKIVGIASGIGGSTAKTWIKIPYVDGFERVARSTTLPILILGGESTGDPTYTIENISKALESGPNVRGALVGRNILFPGNDDPGAVMYAVYRTVHDGLSAMESLEEMLKIRNANFQELRDVFKETLT